AcacagtttatttaaaaaaaataaggtcTTTTTTTATCCTAATATGCTTCTGAAATGTTCTCAGCATTTTCCTGTGAATCTTTGTTGTTGTGTGTACGGCCATTGGTTCTGCAgattaaagtcagcatgaagcGCAAATTGACAATCTTTTCTTCTTTATTGTGACGTATGTCTGAGTAAAACGGCTTCTCAAACTGATAGAATTGAAAAATGCAGAGCAGGATGTTGTAAATTTTGTTCAATGTGCCATTCCTggtaaataattatgaaattctACTAGCAATTTTttagtgaaaattgtttctacctacatttttaaaaaaaatttcaatgtACCATATTTGTAAATCATTTACATGGTACTTCAAGGCATTACAGTGGTGCATGTCCAAAAAAAGGtattaaaatgctaattatGGTTTTAAATGATGGTAATACCTTATGCTGTCTGaactttgtaataatgtgtgTAATTAATCTCTGATGTAGATGTGGCTCTGCAGCCTGCTCCTGCTCTCACCTGGCGTATGATTGGTGGGATCCTCGACTTTTACATTTTCCTAGGCCCAGATCCCAGCTCTGTGATTGCACAGTACTTGGATGTTGTAGGTCAGCAAGCGTCATAAGCAGTATTTAATAAGCTTTTTTACATGGAGTATCAGAAGTTCAAGAACTAATCATTGAGTTTTCTCTTTTTCACATTAGGGAAGCCTGCGATGCCCATCTTCTGGGCTCTGGGTTATCATCTTTGCCGATGGGGCTACAAGTCAAGCGACAAAACCTGGAATGTTGTAAAAGAAATGCGGAATTATGGGATACCTCAGGTACTGTAGTTgtcagatcattttcatttattgtttgattCAGTGTAAGtaattctgattggttggaATTTCAAATCTGCTCCACAAGATTTACACTGTCAAAAGACATCAAGAAATATGATGAAAGTATTTCAGCAcagaaaataaagcaaaaaacatTTAACTTACAGTCTGTCTCCATcagtattgttattgttaacaaaaacaattttccttttgtttttggtaatttaaataaaatataaatattttatcaaaaaaaaattattgcctTGGCTACtagctgaaaaaaaatgttgaagtaataaaattaaaatatatgcatttagcatatgcttttatccaaagggactaattaaaaaagagaaacaaaagcaaaaatgaataaaactaaaattaaaataaaaaataaaccaaatgaaagctatatataaattaattaattaattaaataaatataaatatatataagcaCATAAAATGACCAAAATTAATACATACtgtactataataatatataaataatactaataaaatgggTCTCTATCTGCGATGCTAGTTTACTGCCAAAGAAAACGCTAACACACAAAGACAATCACATCGGAAGTCTGATTTCTACTGAACCATGGAAAAGCACTGACTTTGCATTATGCATTTAGCATAGGGAATAGAAATGTGAGAAATTATGTTTGCACTAATTCCAAATTGTACaaataacaacatttttctATCTTTCAGGATGTTCAGTGGAATGACATTGACTACATGGATCATGCCTTAGACTTCACTTATGACACTCTGAACTTTTCCAGCCTACCTGACCTCGTGAAAGACCTTCATAGACATGATCAGCACTACGTCATGATCCTGGTACACACACACTTCGATTAACAAAAACATGGCCTTTTGTGAATTTAATGAACTACACCTGGTTACTCTGCTAGAACACCTAAATGTTCTTGAACTGACTTCATACATCCACTAAAAATCACCTTCACACCAGTTGgttaaatgtttcttttgtttGAAGATGTCACTTGGTTTGATGTGCAGTGACATTCATTCAGGTTCAGTGTGGCTTAAATAATTTTTGGAAACTGTCAATAGATTTACTTGCAGAAAGCAGATAAACTAAAAATCACATCTGTGTTCTATGGGTTTAAATATGCTTCTCCTGCAAAAACATCCATATGACACGCTTCCTCATTTGGCTCTCGTCTCTTTTGTGGAGCAGAAGAATCACACTGACAGTCATGAGGCTGTTTTGGCAGCGGAATGTTTCACATGACTGCAGTTGAATCCCTTACTAAAGCGTTTGGATGTGTCACTGTGGATTTAGCTGAAGTGTGCTTGATGTAAACTGCAGCTTGTGTCTTTGTCTCTTTTGCACTTCCTCATCAGGATCCCGGTATCAGTAACTCTCAGCTGCCTGGCTCCTACTGGCCATTTGATGAGGGGATGAAGAGGGGCATCTTCATCAATGATTCGAATGGAGACGTCCTTATTGGGAAGGTACACTGAAGAGACACATTAAGTTGTTTAAAATTTGGGGTGggcattgtcttttttttttttttaaagaaatctcttatgcttaacaaggctgcatttattttatcaaaaaaacagaacatattttcaaatgtaacttattctgtgatgcaaagctgaattttcagcatcattactctagtcttcagtgtcacatgatccttcagaaatcgttctaatatgctgatttgctgctcaagaaacatttcttactatcATTAAAAATAGTTAGTGATATTTTGTTACTGATACAACAgcaagtgattttttttaatcgctttaaaagtttaaaagaacagcatttatttgattttttttttttttgtaacattataaatgtctttactatgtctttgagcaatttaatgtgtccttgctaaataaaagtattcatttgtaaaaaaaataataataataatattaattgtaCTGATTAATCATTATAAGCCATAAACGGGTTAAACAGTGGCATCGGTGACCAATAATAAACTTCTGTAATTCTTCATCCACACTAGTATATGTCTGTATGAAgtcaaaaattgtaaaaacataaacttaaacagaaatattgatttatattatttagttcttataataatatttagtgcTTGGccagtcaaataaaaaaaaaactgtgatttaattatgaatattataatatattagttTATATGTGACTGGGgctatgttttgttttgtcttttgtttaaTAGGTCTGGCCAGGACTCACAGCATTTCCAGATTTCTCCAATCCAGACACACATGACTGGTGGTACCAGAATCTGAAGCGCTTCCATGAAAAAGTGCCTTTTGATGGCGTGTGGATTGTATGTTGTGCATTTGTAGCATTGACTATTTGATGGttcattatttgcatttacCCAAACATTGATCATGTTCAGTTCTTTATATCTCTTCTTCAAGGACATGAATGAGCCATCTAATTTCTTTGATGGATCACTGAATGGTTGCCCAGACAATGAACTGGAAAATCCTCCCTACACACCAGGTATTGGTGTATTATGTGCAGATCTACATTATGCATGCTGCCATTTTTTTCCAACAATAAGGCATGGTATTGTCTGCTGTAGGTATTCTGGGTGGTACATTAAAGGCCAAGACTGTGTGTGCATCTGCACGTCAGAAAATCTCCACTCACTACAACATACACAGTCTGTATGGACTCATGGAAGCTAAGGCTACTGAAAGGTATCCACAATCATATGAATACACTgctgttaaaaagtttgggtcgggtcagtatttattttttaatactttgaaattaatacttttgttcagaTTTGAATTGATCAAAGAATCATCAAATTCATTTTCTAAAATTTTCTAAttaacatttctaaaaaaaaaaaaaaaaataagcagcacaattgttttcaacattgataataataaattaaggatcatgtgacactgaagactggagtaatgatgctgaaaactcagctttgcatcacaggaataaattaaattttaaaatataataaagtagaaaagttattttaaattgtaatatttcacaatattactgtttgtactgtgtttgatcaaaatgcagctttgctgaGCATAAGGTACTTATGCAATTTTTACTGACCTGaaacttttaaacagaaatGTACCTATATATCTCTATGCCTAAGtgtcaaatattttaaagagaGCACATTtttcaagcaaaaaaaaaaaaagtttattaggttttaaattataaacaatacatatttttcaaaaagtgTTTGGACACGTCCTGGTTGGatcatgtctgtctgtctgtctatctctctCAGTGCTTTGAGGAGGATCACGGATAAGCGTCCCTTCGTCATTTCACGCTCTACGTTTCCCAGTCAGGGCAAGTATTCGGGCCACTGGCTCGGAGACAACAGGAGCCAATGGAAAGACCTGGCCACATCCATACCaggtataaacacacacactgtgctcTGCTGAGGCCAGAGTTTGTACCATAGAGTTTTGAATTTACTACAGCTACATTAACCATTTTCTTCCTTTTTCCCAGGTATGCTAACATTTAACATCCTGGGCATTCCTCTTATTGGGGCTGACATCTGTGGCTTTGGGGGCAGCACTACAGAAGAACTGTGTGTCCGATGGACCCAGCTTGGAGCTTTCTACCCCTTTTCAAGAAATCACAACTCCATAGATGAACAGGTGAACTTTCTTCCATCTGTTTAAACGGTTATGACAGTTTACTTTAGCTTTAGACTACAGCAAAATCTGCAGCTGGTCAGTAAAATGATTTAGTTCATAATGCTAAAATATCAACAGCCTctgctgtgtttttttaaagagtttttatCGTATTGTTCTTCTGCagtctgtttttgttcatttgatTTAGTATCCCATCTGTCACTTGTTTTGGCAGtacaatgttgttgttttttagggGTTTTTTGGCCTTCCAAAGACACACTTCTCTGGATTAACAGTTTTGTCATTTCACAACAGGATCAGGAACCAACTGCATTCAGCCCTGCAGCCCGTACAGCAATGAAAGAAGCCATTCTCCTGCGTTACTCCCTGTTCCCACATCTCTACACACTCTTCCATCATGCACACATCAGTGGACAGACAGTCGCCACACCACTGCTTTTTCAGTAAGATAAACACAAAACCTGATTGTATGTGAATTCATTCTTAAAGGAATCCTTTACTCCCAACtttgaattaattatattagcatctaatgatttttttttttttgtgaattatcCTACTGAATATATATATCCAGGCACATACTATCCATAATTTCAGGAAGATATACATTTGAACTGAATTACTGTTTGTGCTGTGTTTTTTAGATTCCCGAAAGATGAGAAGACGTACGGGATAGATAAACAGTTCCTATGGGGAAAGAGTTTGCTGGTCACACCGGTTTTGGAGGCAGGGCGAGATTATGTTGTGGGGTATTTTCCTAAAGGTCTCTGGTACGATTTCCACACTGTAAGTCACACCTCTCTAGAAACCCTCTTATTAAATTCATAATTCTCTTACTGTGGAGTCTCATACAATATTCATCCTGTATGTTTGTGTCACATGCAGGGTGACTCGTTGATAAGCAGTGGAGAAGAGATCAATCTTCAGGCTCCAACAGACAAAATCAACCTGCATCTCAGAGAGGGTTCAGTCATACCTACACAGGTGACAGAGAAGCACATTATatactcatatattatgtaacgggcaatttatttattataataataaatgtatttatatgcttaaaaatgacataaatgcataaattgtCAAAGTAATGACATATAggtaatttctataatttaatgtgtgtgagaatatatatatttatttgtaacgTTCTTCAGAAAGTCTCAATTTAGTGATTAGTtaaaagatagatagatcatatctatctgtgtgcatgtttatttgaatttgtttgtgtttcagagaCCTAACACCACCCTGTGGGTGAGCAGCGGTCAGCCCCTTCATCTGATTGTGAGTCTGAGTAAGGACGGCCTGGCCAAGGGTGATTTGTTTTGGGATGATGGAGAGACCCTTGACACATATGAGAAAGATCAATACGCTTACATCTGTTTCACAGTAGAACAGGTACAGAAAATGCACAATTCATCTTTACTACAGTAAACCTGCATGATTTAATGAGCATAGAATGGCCACATTATAAAAGGTAATTTCACATCACCTCTATTaacattttttcattaattattcagattATACCCATTTTTATCCAGGGTTATTTTATAAAACGCATCTCTTGCTTGTTTCTAAACGATCGTGCTGTCAACTGCTTTGCATCATTTTCATTAGTTATTATCCTGCCTAATATCAGGGATGATAAATAGAATGATCTTCTTTATTAAtgatcttcagaacacaatgaCTTCAGAGGTGCTGCATAATCATGAGGAGGCTACTTACATCACAGTGGAAACCGTTTCGTTTTATGGAGTGAAGACGGAGCCGGAAAACGTAACGGTGAATTCACAAGAGGCAGCTTTCTCTTACCGTAACAATCAGGTaatatgatttaatattgttttaggAAGCTGCTGGTTATAACACAGTAactatttgtatattttgttagCGGGTGAATTTCTAAATGTTTCCAGTAAGGATAAAAAAGTTCATTAGCAGTCCTATGATACTCAACAAACTTTCAATAGGCTGTATTGGAAATAATTGTTAGTATTTGTCTATGGTTTgtggtttactgttttaaaacatatattttttggggTTGTTGCCATTtctgaaatgcatttaaaaaatatttaaatacataaaatatcaaGGTCAAAATATATAGGTTGAAAAAAGGTCCAAAACAGTTGGTAtcagtaattgtttttttttgtttttttgagctAAAACAGTAATGCAAGTAAGAAAGACTTTAATTTATGCAAAATGAGACTTAAAGAAGTGTATTTACTGTCTTATGTCTGTCTAGGTGCTGACAGTAACAGACTTGGGTCTGAACCTCAGTCATAACTTCACGATCAGTTGGATGTAAAAGTCATCAGTGAAATTTCAAAATTGCAAGTTGCTGCAGAAATCATGACCGTATTATCTCAAATGACACTATCTCAGTACTTGGACAGCGGTGGTTCTGGTTTCAACCTGAAGTCAAATATAAACCAGAAAGGATATGACAGATTATTGATTGTATGTTGTTGAATTATTGACCCAGTGGCGGTCAGTTGCACTCAGAGTGAGCAAAACCGAAGGGAAGAATtgtgtattttgattaaatgtatTAGTTTGATCTGTtgaatagatagatattttTACCTCTGCTGTTATATTACTGCCTGTTATTGCTGATATTGTTTTTAGGGCAGAAAGGTTCTTCTTCTGTCACTGTTTCAAGCATTTTAGTGGTGAATAAAGCTTCTCGTTTTACACCTTGCCATGTCATCAAAAACTAGGCAAGTTCAAGATAATTTTGAGTTAAAGCAAACAACTTTATAGCgatacagagaaaaaaaaagtgatccTGCTGAACTTGCAACCTTTCACATTCTTGCAATTAAAGTTGGTCAGTATGATTTTGATTtgcatatgtgtatatattgttTACAAGCGTGTTTGCACAGTTCAGGACATTCTGATGCTGcagaaatgcatgtttgagctttAGTTCGCAACCATTATTTCCATGCACGGGCAGGCATGTTATTAAAATGATCCAGTATGTTCAGCCAATCCAAATGTGatggaaaatgtttttgttcttatgattcatttgttttaatgcCCAAAGCAAGTCGTTCTAAAATGTACAACCATGAAAATATTACTGAAGTAAATCACTGTACAGTATTCATTAAGGCTTAAAGAGGCATAATTGTGCAGTATTTTGTAAATTGCTACCACATGCTGTCGATATTACcatttataatataacattgTGCCTTATATTTCATCAAAGCTGTGATTCAACATTCAGTGGCTTTACTGTGAATGTATAATACCCTCTGTTCAAAACACAGGACTGCTTTACAAAGATTCAAATGTATAGACCTGTGCTCCCAAAACTGAAGCTAAACAATATATCTATGAAAGTATGAGCCAGTTTAAGGCTGCTTTCCTTCAAATGACCCTGAACAAACTGCTGTACAGCCTTTCACAAGATTTACAGGGTAGTGTGCAATAAAAATTCAAAGCGTTTAtcttttttcttgtgttttttcttttgacaTGATATGCACACTAGCAATCTACCAAAGAACCAACCCAGAATACCCTAAGTCTACCTTAGCAAATGTCTGAGTAAAATGTCATTTGTGTTTCTTTCTATTATGTAACTCCATTTGGTCCTCTAAGTGTCCAGTAAAATATGAACTTTCAAACCACAGCATTTGCTCGgaggaaataaaaatgatcttTATACCTCGAACCTAAAAAATCGGATTATTTTATGTCTCAAAGTCAGAGCTGTAGTTCTGATGTGGCCAGGTTATTGCGACATAAAACTGGATTTAGAGGCACTTCCTTGGCTTTCTTATAGGAAATGGCTTTTTTTtccggtttttttttttttcagctcaGTGCGGTGACCTGAGGCAAAGTCGGGTATCTTTTTAAACTAAACCCATTTTTCtactattataaaattatatgccGTTATAAAGTACATGAATAAAGTCAGactttaaaggttttttttaaattatagacACATTTCAGTGTTAAGCATTTTAAAGAGCGCAAAAAAATCAGAGCATGAAAGCAATTACCAACAAGATTTTGTTTCGACCTTGAGCATGCCTGACACTGTCATTTTAAGCAAAATGTGTTTCTATCTAGAAGAAAATGTAATAAACCTTTTCTTGTCGTTTTAAGAAGCATTGTTGGAAACCCAACGCTGATAGTCACGCGGCTTCCTCTGCGAGTGTATCTGCACGTCTGAACCTTCAGCTTTCATCTCGCACTGACACAAGACCTGTTTGAAGATCAAAGCCAGACTTGTGCTTCCACATCCAGCATGATATGACAGCGAGTTTAAAGCCTTGCTTCTGTACAGGCCGATGCAagcagaaagaaataaagacaaaaagaatCAAGGGACAAAGATGGAATTAAGTATGGGGCGGGACTTTGATTTTCTTGATTGGTTATTAACTAAGCaattgaaaattatttaaataagaaCATCCTGCTTGTAGGAAAgtgctttttaaaacatttatgaataCATAAGCTGCCTCTGCCAAGAGATTGTTTATTATCAAAACAGCCATcataattaaaactttaaaacatgGCAAAATACAGCGAACCTAGACATGTTATAATTATTACTACTGTGCAAATGTGTCTCTGACAAGTTATGAATCTGAAACATGTCAAAGCTAGCTCCTGTCATAATCCACTCGATTCCTCTTGTAATAGTGAGAAAACCTCTTAAGCACTAGAGCACTGTTAAAAGTCAAATGAAGACCCTTCAGCTAGAGGCCATATGTCCCAAAGTATTAAATGGCATTCAGATACAAAATATGACATACCCATGGGACGATTTTGGCTATTTACAGTTTTAATAGTGTACAGTGGGAAAATACACgactgttcagaagtttggagttttttttatgtttttgaaagaagtctcttatgatcaaggctgaatttatttgatcaaaattaaagtaaaaacggtaatattgtgaaatattattacaattttaaaatgtcatttattcctgtgatggaaaagctgaattttcagcatcattactccagtcttcagtgtcacacaatccttcagaaatcattttaatatgatgtattgctgctcaagaaacacttcttattattaccaatgttaaaaattattattgtgaaaactaatacttttttcaggattctttgataaattgctcaaaaaataacatttactgtcactttgcaTCAGttttatgcatccttgctgaataaagtttcaatttcttaaaaaaaaagaaaagtaaatcaCATGATAGTTGAAGTCATAATACATAAtagttaaaatagtttaaaggtTGCCTTTTATGCTATGCTTGTTTTTGAAGTCTGTGTTTAATGACTCCAAAAACCTAATTTCAACAAAATCAGCTCTGACTACATAAAGTATTCATAAAGTAAGCTATTGAAAGGAACCAGACCTACCAAATAACCAAActtaatgaaaaacaaacactgtgTACAGTGTGCAATAGACAAAAATGTCCTCAAATTCTGGAATGTTGCATAATTTACTTCACAGCAGATACGGCTTATTCAGTGTAGCTCCAGCTTAATTCGTAATTAGAAATTATTCCCATTATATTTTATCTCCCaatgaaataatgtttattttggatgtaaaAAATATTGGCCTAGAAGAAAACAATAACACAATATCACACACTCCCCCTCATTCTCTCCCCATACTGAGGGCTTCAGAGATAACAGCTTCCAGATGTTCCACATTCTCACTCCGTCATTGCCTTGCTTTACTTCTAGCTGCCAAAGATGTGACATTATACCATGAATTGTTATCTTCACGTCAGTTTCTGTCTGTCACCATGCTTAGGTAACTCAGAGGGTTTTGGGAAGGCAGaaacattttcacacaaattcaGTGCAAGAGTTTGTGGGAAATGGTTGAGTCACACCACATGCTCTTTTCGTTCTTTAAACATCTTTTGGTGGGCTATCTCAGCATTTTCCAACTAAATTGATTTCTTGTTTCCTCTTTAAGTCCCAATTAAGATAAAAGTATCTATGGACTGTAATTAATCAGGACTGTTTATACACCAGACcacattttcatacattttagaACAAAATGTGGCcgtagatttttttatttatccatCAAACACTGTATGGTTTTACTATGGTTTTTGGTGTTCTGTGGTAGTGCTACCTGCTACCTGTGCTACCTGTTTACCAAGTAGCTTAATAGCATGCCACATGAATATGGTAACATTACAATACCAacagggcttttcacacttgaatTAGTTAACCCTGGTTCATTATAAACTCCAGGGTTTACTGGGCTCATTCTGCTCATACTGGGTGTTCATAAACTGACGTTTCACACTGAAGCTACATTCCTAAACTGCAGTTATTTTTGCATACTTGCATTTTGACTACCAATTCATGTTTTCCATCACCATTTGGCATTTTCCCCTCAAACGCGCGGTGCTTCTGTTACAGTCCAATGCACGTGAATATGAGGCACGTGGCGCAATGTGAAGCCCTAATTTATATCAAAGCACCTTGGTATTGCCTTCATTTAAATGtccatgttattattattattttatgtttttttaccTAACTAAGATTTGGTCTATTACTGACATCTATTGGTCATATAAAGAATGACAACTATAGTTCTTCAGTTTATATGACCAAGTCTTCTCCTAATGTTTGACATAATACGATgattaaatatgaacaaattagAGGGTGGGGGGCAGGTTTTAAGTTAGtttatagcctacatataaATCTATAGGCTACgtttatatattgaaataaGTCAATCATGCATGTCTAAAGCACATGCCTAGATTTACTGTTTCCTTCAGTGACTCAGCGAGATTAGACAAGTCCAACTACACCTGGAGCAACACAGACACACCCATAAGAACATATAAAGAACACCACCTGCATGAACACTGACCTGCCATTATGCAAATGCTACTTTACCACTGGCTGCAAAACTGTAACaggattatgaaaatataaagtaTGCACACTaccatttcaattttagtcttgCATTGTGCATTTtttc
The genomic region above belongs to Onychostoma macrolepis isolate SWU-2019 chromosome 01, ASM1243209v1, whole genome shotgun sequence and contains:
- the gaa2 gene encoding lysosomal alpha-glucosidase isoform X3, which encodes MVSYKRLTPEEVHFSGAALLDPDETTDTDLKEVNPELPLLPQSRHCSITVALLTLGGLIVVLSGIWLLGTIFWLHKPPSTERHRPPPPAVAKSPNETWLQPESCSQIPEAWRFDCYPERGVVVTEEMCHARNCCFIQRSQAKTSGRNGVPWCFYTPDYPSYELVSITDTEMGKVGKLLRNKKTYYPKDIDALQMEVMYEEDNRLRVKITDPAEKRYEVPIDVPVVQKKASNPSFTVDFIKEPFGLIVKRTQTGTVLLNTSIAPLFYADQFLQMSTSLPSRFIYGLGEHRSNFMHDVQWNTLTMWARDVPPMELTNLYGVHPFYLSMESDGMAHGFFMLNSNAMDVALQPAPALTWRMIGGILDFYIFLGPDPSSVIAQYLDVVGKPAMPIFWALGYHLCRWGYKSSDKTWNVVKEMRNYGIPQDVQWNDIDYMDHALDFTYDTLNFSSLPDLVKDLHRHDQHYVMILDPGISNSQLPGSYWPFDEGMKRGIFINDSNGDVLIGKVWPGLTAFPDFSNPDTHDWWYQNLKRFHEKVPFDGVWIDMNEPSNFFDGSLNGCPDNELENPPYTPGILGGTLKAKTVCASARQKISTHYNIHSLYGLMEAKATESALRRITDKRPFVISRSTFPSQGKYSGHWLGDNRSQWKDLATSIPGMLTFNILGIPLIGADICGFGGSTTEELCVRWTQLGAFYPFSRNHNSIDEQDQEPTAFSPAARTAMKEAILLRYSLFPHLYTLFHHAHISGQTVATPLLFQFPKDEKTYGIDKQFLWGKSLLVTPVLEAGRDYVVGYFPKGLWYDFHTGDSLISSGEEINLQAPTDKINLHLREGSVIPTQRPNTTLWVSSGQPLHLIVSLSKDGLAKGDLFWDDGETLDTYEKDQYAYICFTVEQNTMTSEVLHNHEEATYITVETVSFYGVKTEPENVTVNSQEAAFSYRNNQVLTVTDLGLNLSHNFTISWM
- the gaa2 gene encoding lysosomal alpha-glucosidase isoform X1, with protein sequence MDSCAFANFEMVSYKRLTPEEVHFSGAALLDPDETTDTDLKEVNPELPLLPQSRHCSITVALLTLGGLIVVLSGIWLLGTIFWLHKPPSTERHRPPPPAVAKSPNETWLQPESCSQIPEAWRFDCYPERGVVVTEEMCHARNCCFIQRSQAKTSGRNGVPWCFYTPDYPSYELVSITDTEMGKVGKLLRNKKTYYPKDIDALQMEVMYEEDNRLRVKITDPAEKRYEVPIDVPVVQKKASNPSFTVDFIKEPFGLIVKRTQTGTVLLNTSIAPLFYADQFLQMSTSLPSRFIYGLGEHRSNFMHDVQWNTLTMWARDVPPMELTNLYGVHPFYLSMESDGMAHGFFMLNSNAMDVALQPAPALTWRMIGGILDFYIFLGPDPSSVIAQYLDVVGKPAMPIFWALGYHLCRWGYKSSDKTWNVVKEMRNYGIPQDVQWNDIDYMDHALDFTYDTLNFSSLPDLVKDLHRHDQHYVMILDPGISNSQLPGSYWPFDEGMKRGIFINDSNGDVLIGKVWPGLTAFPDFSNPDTHDWWYQNLKRFHEKVPFDGVWIDMNEPSNFFDGSLNGCPDNELENPPYTPGILGGTLKAKTVCASARQKISTHYNIHSLYGLMEAKATESALRRITDKRPFVISRSTFPSQGKYSGHWLGDNRSQWKDLATSIPGMLTFNILGIPLIGADICGFGGSTTEELCVRWTQLGAFYPFSRNHNSIDEQDQEPTAFSPAARTAMKEAILLRYSLFPHLYTLFHHAHISGQTVATPLLFQFPKDEKTYGIDKQFLWGKSLLVTPVLEAGRDYVVGYFPKGLWYDFHTGDSLISSGEEINLQAPTDKINLHLREGSVIPTQRPNTTLWVSSGQPLHLIVSLSKDGLAKGDLFWDDGETLDTYEKDQYAYICFTVEQNTMTSEVLHNHEEATYITVETVSFYGVKTEPENVTVNSQEAAFSYRNNQVLTVTDLGLNLSHNFTISWM
- the gaa2 gene encoding lysosomal alpha-glucosidase isoform X2, which gives rise to MSLSAEEFEMVSYKRLTPEEVHFSGAALLDPDETTDTDLKEVNPELPLLPQSRHCSITVALLTLGGLIVVLSGIWLLGTIFWLHKPPSTERHRPPPPAVAKSPNETWLQPESCSQIPEAWRFDCYPERGVVVTEEMCHARNCCFIQRSQAKTSGRNGVPWCFYTPDYPSYELVSITDTEMGKVGKLLRNKKTYYPKDIDALQMEVMYEEDNRLRVKITDPAEKRYEVPIDVPVVQKKASNPSFTVDFIKEPFGLIVKRTQTGTVLLNTSIAPLFYADQFLQMSTSLPSRFIYGLGEHRSNFMHDVQWNTLTMWARDVPPMELTNLYGVHPFYLSMESDGMAHGFFMLNSNAMDVALQPAPALTWRMIGGILDFYIFLGPDPSSVIAQYLDVVGKPAMPIFWALGYHLCRWGYKSSDKTWNVVKEMRNYGIPQDVQWNDIDYMDHALDFTYDTLNFSSLPDLVKDLHRHDQHYVMILDPGISNSQLPGSYWPFDEGMKRGIFINDSNGDVLIGKVWPGLTAFPDFSNPDTHDWWYQNLKRFHEKVPFDGVWIDMNEPSNFFDGSLNGCPDNELENPPYTPGILGGTLKAKTVCASARQKISTHYNIHSLYGLMEAKATESALRRITDKRPFVISRSTFPSQGKYSGHWLGDNRSQWKDLATSIPGMLTFNILGIPLIGADICGFGGSTTEELCVRWTQLGAFYPFSRNHNSIDEQDQEPTAFSPAARTAMKEAILLRYSLFPHLYTLFHHAHISGQTVATPLLFQFPKDEKTYGIDKQFLWGKSLLVTPVLEAGRDYVVGYFPKGLWYDFHTGDSLISSGEEINLQAPTDKINLHLREGSVIPTQRPNTTLWVSSGQPLHLIVSLSKDGLAKGDLFWDDGETLDTYEKDQYAYICFTVEQNTMTSEVLHNHEEATYITVETVSFYGVKTEPENVTVNSQEAAFSYRNNQVLTVTDLGLNLSHNFTISWM